In Periplaneta americana isolate PAMFEO1 chromosome 8, P.americana_PAMFEO1_priV1, whole genome shotgun sequence, the sequence gtttaaattaatagctaattaatttaggtatcgaactgagattaatttaactttcaaactccacattttaacaattactaattctggatttgtaattcgaaactattcaagcaaccacctgtttttaggttaggcctacacGTGGTTAGAAGCAAGTGGAATGTGCTACAATAATTTGGAATCCTCGTTGCAAAAACAACGTTCATTCTATCGAGTTATACAGAATAAATTCCTTTGGTTCCTAGattataagatattcaaaatacctTGTCAATTCCAGATCCCAACTACTAGGATTATTCAGATTAATTTTTGGTTTCGATACGTTCAATGACAGAAGAACGACTTACTCGATGATATTTCTTagaaaattaagaacaaaataaTACCGATTCCGCTGAAATACTCAAACTAATTCCAGTTTATATCCCTTCAAATatactcgtgtgtgtgtgtgtgtgtgtgcgtgtgtttttttgtgttttttttttacctgcaTGTTCCATTACTACGGGTACtataagtaatactacatgcgtAAGTTGACCTTTGTCACAAAATGATTATCCTTACCCTGATATTGTTTGTGCTAATATGGCTACTTATTTAGTTTCGTATCCTAAAGTTACTTACTTAGTACAGTACCACTAAGTTACTTacttagtgtgtgtgtgtatgtgtgtgtgtgtgtgtgtgtgtgtgtgtcatagAATAGATTTGGTAGATCTAGATcgaaaaaaaagtccacacctgtggagtaacggtcagcgcgtctggccgcgaaaccaggtggcctgggttcgaatcccggtcggggcaagttacctggttgaggtttttttccgaggtttcccctcaacccaatacgagcaaatgctgggtaactttcggtgctggaccccggactcatttcaccggcattatcacctttatttcattcagacgctaaataacctgagatgttgatacagcgtcgtaaaataacccaataaaagtaaatcgaaaaaaaaaatcacaacttttcccttgttttggcagtattaattttttttgtaaatgctGAATAATTATAAGCTACGTctctttcatgtttttatttcttttatttctgttgctAATGAGTTGCATATACCTATTTTATAACTGCTTCTCATGTGAAagaatcattatcaataataaattataagttaaattcttcgtgtatatttatgtgaagaaggtgctTTGATGGGCATCTAGCGTGTGTACTTTTCcataagtcataataaataaataaataaataaataaataaataaataaataaaaatacagtaacatttttagaATTGCAAGAGATATAAGCTACGATCTTCCGTTGAATAATACAGCACGAGAAATACTTcaatgataataaaaattaaaattaaacaagagggaattatttcagaaacttgttacgaaacttaaATAACAAGATGTCCATAATATTAATGTAGAAGTggttcgtaaaaaaaaaagaaaaaaaaaaacaaaaaaaaacttaaaacattGTACCTCCaagcatacaacattcagcgcgcgtttTTTATGTGTGAAATGTGAACCATTgtttcaagtttagtgtctccgtgtgatcacaaacatgttgtcaagtttagaggctttcaacacttgactcctgtaaactatctccGTGTGAATCAGGTAATagacaatagaaacaaaataaactttgttTTTCGTCACAATTAGCCAGGACTTCTTTGTAAACCACGAGTTGAAGAAAGTTCTCCTTTTCATACCATCCGCCTGTGTAAAATTGAAGCTATTAGGTGTGCCTAGTTGTTTAACTTCAAGTTTATCTTCTAAtttgaacgaaaaaaaaaaactatgttttaATAGGCAGTCCACTTTATTTATGTTTTCACAATTCGCTAGCATGCACTATTCAAAGTTCACACGGACACTTCTAGAACTAAACAGTACAACAAATAACTGCGACTGTCGCTTCCGTTCAGCAGGCGGGCCAGGCTCGTCGGGCCCCAACGAGAAGCATCATACTCGtgactttattttacttggttatttaacgacgctgtatcaactacgaggttatttagcgtcgatgggattggtgatagcgagatgatatttgacgagatgaggcccaggattcgccatagattacctgatacttgcatcggaaaaacccaaccagataatctggcccaagcgagaatcgaacccgcgcccaaacgcaactccggatcggcaggcaagtgcctagccgactgagctaccccggtgGCTTATATTCGTGAAGGTAACTTCGTAACACTTCGTGAATCTCCGTCGATAGCGAACATTGCATACTTCGCACCATGGCAGTTGAGCGCTAAAGTGATTCAAGTTGTAGGGGCCCTTTGACGCGGGACCAAGCTCACAATATTTAATGtctttgacattttactgacacacATTGCgccatgttatgaaatttactgaaacatTTATGAATCCAGTACACTGTCCTGAACAAAATTTATGCATTTTAAATGCGAAAAGGAAATTGCTGGGGCATGGCCCCGATGGCCCCTGATTAATTAAACTCAAGTTGCAACTTGCACTGCATCTATTTTTTATAGTCTATGCACTGGAGTTTCCTCAGATAAGTGACGGAGTGGGGAtattaaaaaaggaaaagaaagtgaTAATAAAGAAAATGACAACCGCCCAAATTTCGCTCGCCAAAATTTCTTATAACCCAAAAATTCGCAAATCGCCTGAAGTAAAAATCAGTCGCAAACAGGGCTTCGGAGTTAATCCAATTCGCGACTTTtcgcccaatctggcaaccctgttaaAAAGTACAGATGATCGCATAATACATTATGTGGCCTGGTGCTTGATTCTTACCGCATCGATTTATTTTGTACATCACACAACATTTAATGTATATTAATACTTGATCTACTATTCGATCTCGTTTAAATCTAAAATTAAAGATGCACCTCGTATCAGCGAAAATTAATTAAACCAAATTCGTGATTATCGCCTAGTCTTTCCACGTAATATGTCGGCAGTCAGTCTggaattttgaaataaagaatgGTGGTGGGTGCTTTTCCTATTGCGAAGCTCGGATCTTTGCTGATAAGACAAGTGAGCAAACCCATTGCAAATATGCTCATCAGAAGAGCaaaaaattatccattttttagacaatatgtatgtatgcctCCTGCTCAGTGTAAGTAATCATTAGTTTGGTTATAGGTTAGGTTCATATGCAACAAATTGTACAAAGAGGAAATAAAGTTTCAAAACTAGTAATAATTCTAACAATACGATTAATGATTACCGCCCCGATACCGTATCATTATTTGATGGGTATCACGGTATGATTgactataaaatatgtaaagcTAATAAATTTGTGGTTTGTTTATACGTCGTATATGGAGTACAATTTCTAAGTTTGTTGTATTAATAATTCTCGATGCCAATCTGTTTCTTGATGTGTAAAGTTACATTAGTGTTCATGTATCTATTTTGGATGTCAAATTCTGAAGTAAGATATACTTCCGTATTAACACAGACATTTTCGTACAGTTACCGATTATGTTTATTGTTACAGTTTATAATTGGTGTGAAGTGCAATGCAAGATGTGGATACTAAACCTCGGGAAGCCAGTTAACATACCACCACTGAATGAGGCAATGGCAATTGAACTGGGAGCCAATCTTATCGGCGAAGGTCTCATTTTTATGATTGCAGTTGGGGTTCTTTATTCAGAGTACTCGAGGCAAGTGAGGAAAGATAAAGCCAAGGAAGATGCTCGTCAAGAGGAAATACAGAGGCTAAATATGATTCTCGAAGACTTGTACTTCCAAAGTGAAAAGCAGGATGCACAGATAAGAGAATTGATGAGGGCTGTGAATGACCTCCAAGGCCGAGTCATCCACAAACCTTGGATGGGACGAAGGGATTCTCCTCCCCCTCCAAACCCTCCAACTCCACCCTCTCCACAAAGTCGCCTTCCTTTACTTCCAGTGCCAGACAAAGATGAAGGCGGAACATCTAATCCAAAACCTTCATTTAACAGTGTTAAGTGCAGAAACGGCGGAGTAATTTTGAATGCTTTAGATTattttgaatatgaagtaagAGGAAGACCGTATCACATATCTGAATCATAACTGTGATTGTTTTCGTTATTTATACAGTAGATCAAAAATAAAGACTTCTAATTAGGAAGAAATATGAAGATAAAAGTAGATAGCGTAGGTGACACCCTCAAATAGAGGCAGCAAATGGAATGTTTTCATCCCGTGAGGAATTACTGTAGGGTTTTATTGTATGCTATCTTTATTAACAACACAGAtacttaaataaatgtatagGATGAATCAGGGAAGGGCTACAATAAGGAGTGCTacatacgtttgtatattttgtaaataactcttCGTTGGTAAGGAAATGACAAGCTTTAGATTTGTCTTTACAGTGTAGCAAGCATATGAATGTGATAATACACAAACTGAgaatgttttgtaattaattttacagtTACTATTTatgtaccaattttcattgttattcagcagtttacaatgtaatgttcttcgaattttttttaatcttacacAAAACTTTGGAagcaatttattattttgtttgttacagAATTATGACATTAAACACTTACGAgaacagttgttttttttttttcttccagggATATAGTCGAGATTTTTATTAGCTGTGGATATGTGTGAGGAGACATTTCACACATTTTAATAAGTGTGTGTCGTACCATGATACAGAATGAGTCAAACTTAAGGTATCAACATTTTGCCCAAGCCACAAGGTTATTTTTTTACAGGCAGTGCTTTGAGTTTTCCTAGTTCGTCGCTTCGTCAGAGAAGTCAAGCAATGGGGTATTGTATCCTCTGAAAAGTCTAAGAGACCTTCTGCGTACAGAATCGCATGCAGGGATACATTTAAAAGAGATTCTAAGTCACTATTACACCACGTTTAAAGGTTAGAAATACCCATACTTGACATGGCTGCTCTCAGCCCTGCAAGACACAATGCGTGGTTTCTCCTTGTTAATTGTTTAGACTAAGCTTTTCTACTAATTATTCTACTGGCACTTTGCATTGTCAGTCTCTGTTAGTAACTTGTCTGAACTGTATTGAAAAAGACGTATTTTCAACCGTAATTAGATACAAGTTACAATAACACATGTTCTGAACTCTTTCTCTtggtccttcaaagctttaagatattAGGCAGTGCACTGAAGGCTGTAATACATGCATAGTGAACTCCTTTCTCATAACAGCTTAGTCTAACAGAAgatagatggagatctgatttgtctcttgtattaaaattatgaattttttgaTTAGTAGCTTGGTTTCAACATAAAGCATCTCCGGGGAAAGAATGTTGGAAAAGCTTTGTTCATGATTCCATTTTACGCACATCTGTCATtatccttatagctttcttttgtgaaacaaaaatatgtttagcttCTAATGAGTTAGTCCATAATgttaatccatatttaattacagaatgaaaatattccattttaagtgTGTTTATATTGCCTGTAGAAGGTAAGGATCTTGATGCATAACAATTAGATCTCAATTTAgaagtaatatattttgtatgtgTTTTCCAGTTCAGTGATTATCTATTTTCAGACAATAATTTGGTGCTTAGAGATTCTTTGAGATTTGTTCCATTTTATCTAATAATGAAGGAAAACTGaacacaattaattaattacactgACGAGCAGCCAAAtatccgccattagtaaaaaaaatgattACACTAGTTTTATCAACactactaagatttaaaatcatccgtcctcaagtgaggttgaccactgggatccggaattaacaaacataaaagataaagggaaatgaaacgggcaaaatatggattagatttgtacattaaaacaaaaatttacgtgttaatatatagatgatagtgtaaagtttgaagagaggccttcagaatttccattacaatcttctgaacctcataaaagggaattttaaaggatttaagaatattacatgtaaattttggtaaacaactcctcgctccaaatagtaagcctgcaacatcccagttgtaaagcgaaatgccatatttttcactgaggtatggaagacaaggtacatatttagctcgcttgtcataaTTTATCTGCAATGCCTGATTCGTGCCTCGTTCAAAGCAAAGCATAGGGTCTAAGATCATCGCTTTCCGAGtttttctattgatggcaattatatccacccttctatgagaaacatcttcagacacacaatgaatctcctcgtacacttcccatcctctgtttcttagcaggttggcaattgctgtacgggcacgatggtgtctgttgttacgcagtagctctcccttcttacagaaccccagtacgtggccaagtgtttcagtctcgctgcagccgggatggcgacaacgggtagtactgaaggttctgccagtgacagatctcactgcggtgacgttgcaagacatcttgatggcattgatgtattccgaggacgaaagacactttttagaggcgatccaggagttggctttggggcattctAGTTTATTTCCTctaaaccattcattcattagatttaacactattagaagtgtttataaagtgaTCGTTTTGTTCGCTTGAGataatcacacttgtatcatctgtaAATAAGATTGCTTTggataaattatttatgattgAGGCTAAGTCATTAATATAAGCTAGACACAATAATGGACCTGCAAACTCCATGTTTAATATTCTTAAATTCTGAGTGAATAACTTTGTGgcctattatctgtgcatttcgaactggtagATTAAGGTCACGTTCAAACATACAAACCATGCACGAGTCACTGAaagctgtgaactgaagcactggtaattccggctgtcccagctgactttagttgaggagaatagtCCAGGATAGGGGTAAGTACGAGtggaaaatgcagtccattgcttgaccttgagctgcCACTTCGAATGCACAAATAATAGTGAAAGTGGTAATGAATTTTATGAGATTTGCCtcatatttcaataaaaaatttattACTCTGAGTTTTCAGCAAAAAACTATAACACGATATGATATTACTTAGaattttcacacacacacacacacacacacagatatattttCAGACATCAATTACTAACCACACTTTTTGCTTATTCATCATTCTACAAAGATTCACAAAacactttcaattattttaaaatgtaaataagttaGTTATGACGTCACTTATAACAATATCATCTTCCAAACGTGTTAGACCAAATGGTTTGTTATGGTCTTTGCTGGGTGACTAATAGATCTTATTCCATGAGATAAATATTGCAGATTTGGTTTTTGCCTTTGattgtatatatattatagaactgattctatttgaagttcttttaGTATTTCTTTTATCCGTTTTTGTTACTCTTGCTGTAAgcctcatgaatttcatttctgcaACAGTCAGAAGTCTGATGCTCTAATTGTCCATGCCTCGCATCTATAAGACAGAACTGGTTAGGCaagagttttataaattttaattcgtATATGCTTTTGAACAAGTGATTGTTTCATAACGGAATTTATAATGCTGAAAGTTTTCTTGTGTgagtttaatgattttatttggAATGTAACAAATAATGAATTTATTAGATAATAATACAAGCCTTGTATATCATTTTGTGAGGCAGAAAAATACAACTCCTTTCTTTTACAAgatgttttatttgtaacttgTAAATTATTACTCCATAATTTTTGTGGAGGAGGCCTACTTGAAGATATCAACAATCAACTAACATAGATTTAAAGTCCCTCGTTGTGCAGTGAAGCATGTTCCTCCTAGAGGGGAACACTTGGACAAAACAcctgttattaaaattaaaaatgcagTCTCTCTGAATGTCAGAATTGAAAGATCTTAAGCTGTAAGTAAATGCGTAGAGTAGCTTTTAAAATGTTAGTGCAATGAGAGATGATAAATTAGGgttaatttaaaacttttataCTCAATTCTCTGTAGAATTTAAAAGTGAAGCAATTGATTTACGATAGCTAAAATAAGAcatgaaaattgtttatatatttgaaaagaaatttataaataatgtgcacttttatttaaaatgctcataTGATGAACTACGATTTAACTTTTAATCACTAGCACCAGCTTGATcaggcattataataataataataataataataataataataataataataatggtttattttaactggcagagttaaggccattcggccttttcttccactcaaccagtatgatagaaaattactacaatgctatgaatataacataattaatacaatacaattcaaagcaatacaatattacaatacaagacaatataatacaaattaatataatacaatgacaattcttttcatcttcacaacaccaataaaataattatgtaataataataataataataataataataataataataatggtttattttaactggcagagttaaggccattcggccttctcttccactcaaccagtatgatagaaaattactacaatgctatgaatataacataatacaatacaattcaaagcaatacaagacaatataatacaaatataatacagtgacaattcttttcatcttcacaacaccaataaaataattatgtaataataataataatagtaatagtaatgatagtcatacctaaattaaattaaattattaaacttgaTCACATTGTAGTCATTGCTTAGGCTTGTTGATTGTTAACGGTGTAGGAACATTCATGAAATTGTCGACACTTCAAACTGAACTGCAGAAGAGAGAGGTTAGAAAATGCCTTTTTCCTTGTCCTACATTCTCGCACTCATTCCAACCTACTTTTTAGCTCAATTTTCAGTGGTTCATTTGCACACTTTCTTTCATGCCACATTGTCATTTGTTGAGTGTCTGATTTGGgcatattttgtagcaaaaaGCTTCTCAGCAATGTAATTTCGCCTGTATAACGTCACAACACTACACAGAAGATGCACTGCCCAGCAGCAGCCCCGCTCCTACAAATTTAAGCTATGGTTCTGCCACGATGATTGCCAAGCAAACAGTGTTGGCAATGATTGTTCAGTGTTCGTCAGCAGAGTGGTTTCCTTACAGCAAACATCACCCTCTTTGCTATCGAAAGTGTGTGCCATCAGAAAATTTGATGGAATGAAAAGTTTGAAGGCAATAATTCTGCTGAATCATTTAGCATCAGAGACAAGTTTCAGGCAAATTTTTTCTGCAATGCCTTTCGCTGTCGAGTACCCAGTTGCATGATGGCCGGTGATAGCAATCGATGATAGCCCAGTTCCCGGCAAATCCCACTGTACAGTGGCCAGCGATAGCAACCGATGTTACCCCCCGCAGCCAATTCAGTACAAATATACTATGAAAATGACCATGTACAATTGAgtaaaattacaaagaaaaataatcacGTACCTTATAACATGAGATGTTGGAAATGTTGTCCTCCTTCACACATTTTTGGTATCTttttcaatcttcttaatgtatccagctgtttgctgacaacataaagtccactgcagtcttttcagttgttgtttttcacgagaaatgaggggtattttgatcggtgttcattgcctgttgctagtagccagaggtggggtgtagtcaatatatactgcagggctgtgtcttctgcaactggtactgatgattttaatttacttcttttgtggtttatggatggacagtatagaagaatgtgttccagatcttcatcatgattattacaccacagacaagtaggattatcagaaatgtgaaatcggtgtaggtacaattgagtgataatgtgacctgttctgactcttgttaaaaatgtttgaacatgtctg encodes:
- the LOC138704561 gene encoding optic atrophy 3 protein homolog; this translates as MVVGAFPIAKLGSLLIRQVSKPIANMLIRRAKNYPFFRQYVCMPPAQFYNWCEVQCKMWILNLGKPVNIPPLNEAMAIELGANLIGEGLIFMIAVGVLYSEYSRQVRKDKAKEDARQEEIQRLNMILEDLYFQSEKQDAQIRELMRAVNDLQGRVIHKPWMGRRDSPPPPNPPTPPSPQSRLPLLPVPDKDEGGTSNPKPSFNSVKCRNGGVILNALDYFEYEVRGRPYHISES